The Candidatus Manganitrophus noduliformans genome includes a window with the following:
- a CDS encoding tetratricopeptide repeat protein translates to MKTMSRPGKKSGHRKRVVWGMVAALFLFLIGTVGTAEAALKKGETAPGFAALESVKKKPMVLVYFFKLGSKPAREGLDHLKGLYAQYEKAGIAILAVTQDNAKTLDPYLKQHPLPFPVVRDDGKVFGAYEVKVILPTTYILGPGGRITDVLEGGGPSSARFITTVAQRGLQAKKTTLAKALFESALKSNPKDAQAAAGLGHVFLKEGKLDRAESEFSKIAQLKSPEAILGKEGLAEVHLQKGETDKALSIAEAVEKEDPNNGLVHLVKGNVLAMQGNQQEALTEFTRAAEGKLSSDWQRATAFNNAGRIHSEQGQYAMAEKMYQEAVVHNPYSPEILANRGVLYEKQGQPQKALALYQEALSVDPEDEIAKHLMKRMEQHLAFKEDMERQKRVDGLVADLAERFKKGKVSEVPPTDPWSSKPMTVAFLGMKRVGGGLLREGMTELLQAEMTQRLSAGGRVAVVEREMLDKLLTELNLGSSELADPETALKLGKLLSARLIVTGSLVQIPEGVRLSLRLVDPETSAIKITHADEMGPQKNLLALADQTAQALGKKIKEQYPLKGKIASVEEGNQVIINLGARHGIQPGTRLKIIDEGEAIVVDGKTIGHKKKRVGLLEIVEVEEGLSYGKLTERTSAVQKDQKVLEEVGGNETAF, encoded by the coding sequence ATGAAGACAATGAGCCGGCCTGGAAAAAAGAGCGGCCACCGGAAGCGCGTCGTATGGGGGATGGTAGCCGCGCTCTTCCTCTTTCTGATCGGGACGGTCGGAACCGCCGAAGCCGCCCTCAAGAAGGGGGAGACCGCCCCGGGCTTCGCCGCGTTGGAATCGGTGAAGAAAAAACCGATGGTCCTGGTTTATTTCTTCAAGCTCGGCTCCAAGCCGGCGCGGGAGGGGCTCGATCACCTCAAGGGGCTCTACGCGCAATACGAGAAGGCGGGGATCGCCATCCTCGCCGTAACGCAAGACAATGCCAAGACGCTCGATCCTTATCTGAAACAACATCCTCTCCCCTTCCCGGTGGTGCGGGATGACGGAAAAGTCTTCGGGGCGTATGAAGTGAAAGTGATCCTCCCGACGACCTATATCCTCGGCCCCGGCGGCCGGATCACCGACGTGTTGGAGGGAGGAGGCCCCTCTTCCGCCCGTTTCATCACCACCGTGGCGCAGCGGGGACTTCAGGCGAAGAAGACCACCCTGGCGAAGGCGCTCTTTGAAAGCGCGCTGAAGTCGAACCCGAAGGATGCGCAGGCGGCAGCCGGCCTCGGACATGTCTTTTTGAAAGAAGGGAAGCTCGACCGCGCCGAATCGGAGTTCTCCAAGATTGCCCAGCTGAAATCGCCCGAGGCGATCCTGGGGAAAGAGGGGCTCGCCGAAGTCCATCTTCAGAAGGGAGAGACCGACAAGGCGCTCTCGATCGCCGAAGCAGTCGAAAAGGAAGATCCGAACAACGGCCTGGTCCATCTGGTAAAGGGGAATGTGCTCGCCATGCAGGGGAATCAGCAGGAGGCGCTGACCGAGTTCACCCGCGCCGCCGAGGGGAAGCTCTCCAGCGACTGGCAACGGGCGACCGCTTTCAACAACGCGGGGCGGATTCACTCCGAACAGGGACAATATGCGATGGCCGAGAAGATGTACCAGGAGGCGGTCGTCCACAACCCCTACTCTCCCGAGATCCTCGCGAACCGCGGCGTTCTTTACGAGAAGCAGGGGCAGCCTCAGAAGGCGCTCGCCCTCTATCAGGAGGCGTTGAGCGTCGATCCGGAAGACGAGATCGCAAAACACCTGATGAAGCGGATGGAGCAACACCTCGCCTTCAAGGAGGATATGGAACGGCAGAAGCGGGTCGACGGTCTGGTCGCCGATCTGGCCGAGCGGTTTAAGAAAGGGAAGGTCTCGGAGGTTCCGCCGACCGATCCCTGGTCGTCCAAGCCGATGACGGTCGCTTTCCTCGGGATGAAGCGGGTGGGAGGGGGGCTCCTCCGCGAGGGGATGACGGAGCTCCTACAAGCCGAGATGACGCAGCGGCTCTCCGCCGGCGGCCGGGTTGCGGTGGTGGAGCGGGAGATGCTCGACAAGCTGCTGACCGAGTTGAATCTCGGCTCCTCCGAACTGGCCGATCCCGAAACGGCCCTCAAGCTCGGGAAGCTCCTTTCGGCCCGTCTGATCGTCACCGGCAGCCTGGTGCAGATTCCGGAGGGGGTCCGGCTGAGCCTTCGGCTGGTCGATCCGGAGACCTCGGCGATCAAGATCACCCATGCCGACGAGATGGGTCCGCAGAAGAATCTGTTGGCCCTCGCCGATCAGACGGCGCAGGCGCTCGGCAAAAAGATCAAGGAGCAATATCCGCTGAAAGGGAAGATCGCCTCCGTCGAGGAGGGGAACCAGGTCATCATCAACCTCGGAGCCCGCCATGGGATCCAACCGGGAACCAGATTGAAGATCATCGATGAAGGGGAAGCGATCGTGGTCGATGGGAAGACGATTGGCCACAAGAAAAAGCGGGTCGGCCTTCTCGAAATCGTGGAGGTGGAGGAAGGACTCTCTTACGGAAAGCTGACGGAGCGCACGTCCGCCGTCCAGAAGGATCAAAAAGTGTTAGAGGAAGTAGGGGGAAATGAAACGGCGTTTTGA
- a CDS encoding serine/threonine protein kinase, translated as MKSLGRYEILIEIGRGAMGIVYLGSDAKIHRQVALKCLRPELFEASEETRKRFQGEILALGRLVHPNIVTIFDTGEDTATGTSYIVMEYVEGTSLGQLLKKGTPLTVDQIVRIGIDICRALDFAHSKGVIHRDIKPGNILLTSEQQTVKVTDFGIARLDGGGHTQTDHLLGTPQYMSPEQCKGERVDGRSDLFSVGALLYELLTRQKPFPGDNVAAIMHQVLTKNPAPPASLSPDIPKPLSDIVMKAMEKEPGQRFSTGAEMADALAGLSTHREQAAEERPTMALSGSQEAPLPTPAGRGRYWVWAPIAVIGLLALIGWWRLAPNQAPADPTGAGANSLGNGAATRAVAAPQIGQVDLTTTPIGAEVLIDGEPKGLTPLMLDLPAGSHELVLRKEGYHPLEATITVVSGEKVPVDLKLAEEEKTP; from the coding sequence ATGAAATCACTCGGACGTTACGAAATTTTAATTGAAATCGGACGGGGCGCCATGGGCATCGTCTACCTCGGCAGCGATGCCAAGATCCACCGGCAGGTCGCTCTCAAGTGCCTCCGCCCGGAGCTGTTCGAAGCATCGGAGGAGACCCGCAAGCGCTTCCAGGGGGAGATCCTCGCCTTGGGTAGGCTGGTCCATCCGAACATCGTCACCATCTTCGATACCGGAGAGGACACCGCCACCGGCACCTCCTACATTGTCATGGAATATGTCGAGGGGACTTCGCTCGGCCAGCTTCTCAAAAAAGGGACGCCGCTGACCGTCGATCAGATCGTCCGGATCGGAATCGACATCTGCCGCGCCCTCGACTTCGCCCATTCCAAAGGGGTGATCCATCGGGATATCAAACCGGGAAATATTCTTTTGACTTCGGAGCAGCAGACGGTTAAAGTGACAGACTTCGGGATCGCGCGACTGGACGGAGGGGGCCACACGCAGACCGACCACCTCCTCGGCACGCCGCAGTACATGTCCCCGGAGCAATGCAAGGGAGAGCGGGTCGATGGACGCTCCGATCTTTTCTCCGTCGGCGCCCTCCTTTACGAGCTTCTGACCCGTCAAAAGCCCTTTCCGGGGGACAACGTCGCCGCCATCATGCACCAGGTGTTGACCAAAAACCCCGCTCCGCCGGCGAGCCTCTCCCCCGACATCCCAAAACCGCTCAGCGACATCGTGATGAAAGCGATGGAGAAGGAACCGGGTCAACGCTTCTCCACCGGGGCGGAGATGGCCGATGCGCTTGCCGGGCTGTCGACGCATCGGGAGCAGGCCGCGGAGGAGCGTCCGACCATGGCCCTCTCCGGGAGCCAAGAGGCGCCCCTTCCAACTCCTGCGGGCCGGGGCCGGTATTGGGTTTGGGCGCCCATCGCCGTCATCGGGCTTCTGGCTCTGATCGGTTGGTGGCGTTTGGCTCCCAATCAAGCGCCGGCCGATCCGACGGGCGCCGGCGCCAATAGCCTAGGAAATGGAGCGGCCACCAGGGCGGTCGCCGCCCCTCAGATCGGCCAGGTCGATCTGACGACGACGCCGATCGGCGCGGAGGTGCTCATCGACGGCGAACCGAAGGGGCTCACCCCGCTGATGCTCGATCTCCCCGCCGGCTCGCATGAATTGGTCTTGAGGAAAGAAGGGTACCACCCGCTGGAAGCGACGATCACCGTCGTCTCCGGAGAGAAGGTCCCGGTCGATTTAAAACTCGCAGAAGAGGAGAAGACGCCATGA
- a CDS encoding S1C family serine protease, which produces MEQLFRSILLFLAAGILFTGCSRQLRPDAVGPTHLEEGLIAYDQNRLDDALQSLDAALKLDPQNTEALFRRGVILQKQNKVEEAVASYREVVRIDPNHFKAHHNLANIYSYEKANNVQAIFHYRRFLSLAPTHPLAPRAQMRLAELTDVPGDKLARGKGIAEEEGDGDIHLTGELAGPPLPVPMPPAPVAPALALPPGGIARTAPPEPVLSFPQVVCVQGETTQGKIEGSGFIVGAGYILASGHQANRASRLTVQFQNGAKYPATVLSVSSALDLALLQIALQETEPLSFAQSDNSKAGASVMAVGCPFGLSHSASQGIISAPERVLGNRPVLQTDVAINPGNSGGPLLNKQGEVVGVVLGTLQDARGIAFAVPSREVKRFLGETFFQMGTLLAEAKRYPEASDLLAESIRFWPQSAKAHNNLGEVFRRMKEMKKAEQAYVKALEVNPKYADAHFNIGTFYDSVLRNPRKAALHYKRYLELKPASPEAVQVAQWLKAIEGKK; this is translated from the coding sequence ATGGAACAACTCTTTAGAAGCATTCTTCTTTTTTTGGCGGCCGGAATTCTCTTTACCGGATGCAGCCGGCAGCTTCGGCCCGACGCGGTCGGACCGACCCACCTCGAAGAGGGATTGATCGCCTACGACCAAAATCGGCTGGACGATGCCCTCCAATCGCTCGACGCCGCCCTCAAGCTCGATCCGCAGAACACCGAGGCGCTTTTCCGGCGGGGGGTCATTCTCCAGAAACAAAACAAGGTTGAAGAGGCGGTCGCCTCCTACCGGGAGGTGGTCCGGATCGATCCGAACCATTTCAAGGCCCATCACAACTTAGCGAACATCTACTCTTATGAGAAGGCCAACAACGTTCAGGCGATCTTTCATTACCGCCGCTTCCTCAGCCTCGCCCCGACCCATCCCCTCGCCCCCCGGGCGCAGATGCGGCTCGCCGAACTGACCGACGTCCCGGGGGACAAGCTGGCCCGGGGAAAAGGAATTGCGGAAGAGGAAGGGGACGGCGACATTCACCTTACCGGAGAACTGGCCGGGCCGCCCCTCCCCGTCCCGATGCCTCCCGCGCCGGTCGCTCCGGCCCTGGCTCTTCCGCCGGGGGGGATCGCTCGGACGGCCCCCCCGGAACCGGTCCTCTCCTTTCCTCAGGTGGTCTGTGTGCAAGGCGAGACGACACAGGGGAAGATCGAAGGAAGCGGCTTTATCGTCGGAGCGGGATATATCCTGGCGAGCGGTCATCAGGCCAATCGGGCAAGCCGCCTGACGGTCCAATTCCAAAACGGCGCGAAATATCCTGCAACGGTTTTATCGGTCAGCAGCGCGCTCGACCTGGCCCTCCTTCAGATTGCGCTTCAAGAAACCGAACCGCTCTCCTTCGCTCAGTCCGACAACTCCAAAGCCGGCGCGTCGGTGATGGCGGTCGGCTGTCCCTTCGGTCTCAGCCACTCGGCCTCGCAAGGGATCATCAGCGCGCCGGAGCGGGTTCTTGGGAATCGCCCGGTCCTTCAGACCGACGTGGCGATCAACCCCGGAAACAGCGGCGGCCCGCTTCTGAATAAACAGGGAGAAGTCGTCGGCGTGGTGTTGGGAACGCTCCAGGACGCGCGGGGAATCGCTTTCGCCGTCCCCAGCCGGGAGGTGAAGCGATTCCTTGGAGAGACCTTCTTTCAGATGGGGACCCTCCTCGCCGAAGCAAAGCGGTATCCCGAGGCGTCCGATCTTCTGGCGGAAAGCATCCGGTTCTGGCCCCAATCGGCGAAGGCCCACAACAACCTCGGTGAAGTCTTTCGGAGGATGAAAGAGATGAAGAAAGCCGAGCAAGCCTACGTCAAGGCATTGGAGGTGAATCCGAAATATGCCGACGCCCACTTTAACATCGGCACTTTTTATGATAGTGTGCTGCGGAATCCTCGAAAAGCGGCGCTGCACTACAAAAGATACCTGGAATTAAAACCGGCCTCCCCGGAGGCGGTCCAGGTGGCGCAATGGCTGAAAGCCATTGAGGGGAAAAAATAA